A genomic region of Drosophila bipectinata strain 14024-0381.07 unplaced genomic scaffold, DbipHiC1v2 scaffold_152, whole genome shotgun sequence contains the following coding sequences:
- the LOC108122759 gene encoding ribonucleases P/MRP protein subunit POP1, with translation MASQKLEYDAALGGKVTLPTHVTTYHYAAGALQEIKSLIEEATQPSQRNCKLIFQTLPKHMRRRAMSHHPKRLPRKYRQAHKSQMGKSGNDPVNTKRPSRKYRRRPKNLLNEYVRRQRKNIWLETHIWHAKRFHMVDRWGHRLPLASCDKTYRACYRASAQHCLLQDISFYWCLELRGSLEVLRQGFARLTSPECGLGITAKTFITGRREGCVELFEDSQYPHGAIQKARFLWRPETEGQPERTLWLWVHPSAAQTTLEQLLKVFQLKHSKQKTLQLEEEMEMDQPLTRTASPCLDKETQDQDQKLSKKRTSEKPLRFWTLTKAFERYPAYASLDNSVHLLVLQKEFNRFRLTGPRAQSVLAASLRPHQDNPPELQPQSDYVQAALQLYSPSELLSNLVMGVQVADPRLQRPKKRTKAEPAETQRPSAEDLLVNQPKTLPDSPLWLLQERERLSKSIMSTENYEKLRQQHAIVPGAPCAFEAKMQKVPLLLIQRPGSQDASYKRLGYGCGWDVIAPAGYGMILWLTLNMWGARPGGLRELDSVAREAGAEMHLPDTIAGVQEANVLGDEQRARYFRLPPNKRTNYRKLAVVSPFKAPWKQLVRDWHDGSFAGSFYVLRHRQQLEGIADSLRQRRPLPEPLPQAALIQIQLRLSARGHVKANALICLPSTTDYRNRWRQIKRNDQAPIHVEPPQPDLNEPIRKQLRHRHKLMLKRLRGRRLREKRRLQETATKRVHIRPANTAGLVRSQLQEMCRLWLPNDPTETRDSVRRQCSREVFGYVSSAGFSFTEATVCAVGYVTPGGLQQLLQDLPQTTNRNQGRQPLMCLLRDPDSRDYRWASFQVNLDVATQAP, from the exons ATGGCCAGTCAGAAACTGGAGTACGATGCGGCGTTAGGCGGAAAAGTGACGCTGCCCACGCATGTAACCACATATCATTATGCGGCCGGAGCGCTTCAGGAGATTAAGAGCCTAATAGAGGAGGCTACGCAGCCGTCCCAAAGAAACTGCAAGCTCATCTTCCAGACTCTTCCTAAGCATATGCGCCGGCGGGCAATGTCGCACCACCCTAAGCGACTGCCAAGAAAATACCGCCAGGCGCACAAATCCCAAATGGGGAAAAGCGGCAATGATCCCGTGAACACTAAGCGTCCCTCTAGGAAGTACCGTCGCCGGCCAAAGAATCTACTTAATGAGTACGTTCGCCGGCAGCGAAAAAACATTTGGCTGGAGACTCATATCTGGCACGCGAAGCGTTTTCATATGGTGGATCGCTGGGGTCATCGTTTGCCCCTCGCCAGTTGTGATAAAACCTACCGCGCCTGCTACCGTGCCAGTGCCCAGCACTGTTTGCTTCAGGACATCTCTTTCTATTGGTGCTTAGAGCTGCGTGGTAGTTTGGAGGTCTTGCGTCAGGGTTTCGCTCGTCTGACCAGTCCTGAGTGTGGCTTGGGCATTACCGCCAAGACCTTCATTACTGGTCGGCGCGAGGGGTGTGTGGAGCTCTTCGAGGATAGTCAGTACCCGCACGGCGCTATCCAGAAAGCCAGATTTCTGTGGCGTCCCGAAACCGAGGGTCAGCCAGAACGCACTCTCTGGCTTTGGGTGCATCCCAGCGCGGCTCAGACTACCCTGGAACAGCTCCTTAAGGTCTTTCAACTGAAGCATAGCAAGCAGAAAACACTGCAATTAGAGgaggagatggagatggaccAGCCTCTCACAAGGACAGCCTCTCCTTGTCTGGACAAGGAAACCCAAGACCAAGATCAGAAACTTAGTAAAAAACGAACCTCGGAGAAACCGCTACGTTTCTGGACGCTTACCAAGGCTTTCGAACGATATCCCGCTTATGCGAGCTTGGATAACTCAGTACACTTGCTGGTCCTCCAAAAGGAGTTCAATCGCTTCCGACTGACAGGACCCAGGGCTCAAAGTGTGTTGGCAGCCAGCTTGCGCCCGCATCAAGACAACCCTCCAGAGCTCCAGCCCCAGTCTGACTACGTCCAGGCAGCCCTGCAACTATACTCACCGAGCGAATTGCTTTCCAATTTGGTTATGGGCGTCCAAGTAGCAGATCCTCGCTTGCAGCGTCCAAAAAAACGGACGAAAGCCGAGCCCGCCGAAACACAACGTCCTTCTGCTGAAGATTTGCTGGTGAACCAGCCGAAGACCTTGCCGGATAGTCCTTTGTGGCTGTTGCAGGAACGGGAGCGCTTGTCCAAGAGTATCATGTCCACGGAGAACTACGAGAAGTTGCGCCAGCAGCATGCCATCGTTCCGGGAGCACCATGTGCGTTCGAGGCGAAGATGCAGAAGGTTCCACTGCTCCTGATACAGCGACCAGGATCCCAGGATGCCAGCTACAAGAGACTAGGCTACGGCTGTGGCTGGGATGTGATTGCTCCGGCAGGATATGGTATGATTCTGTGGCTGACGTTGAATATGTGGGGTGCGCGCCCTGGTGGACTGCGGGAACTGGATTCGGTCGCCAGGGAGGCGGGGGCCGAGATGCATCTGCCGGATACGATAGCTG GAGTCCAAGAAGCCAATGTTTTGGGAGATGAGCAGCGGGCAAGGTACTTCCGGTTACCTCCAAACAAGCGCACCAATTACCGGAAGTTGGCTGTCGTCAGTCCGTTTAAGGCTCCCTGGAAGCAGCTGGTCAGGGATTGGCACGATGGTTCCTTTGCTGGGTCCTTCTATGTACTGCGGCATCGCCAGCAGCTGGAGGGGATAGCGGATAGTTTGAGGCAACGAAGGCCCCTTCCGGAACCATTGCCACAAGCAGCTCTTATCCAAATCCAATTGCGGCTTTCGGCCCGAGGTCATGTTAAGGCCAACGCCCTTATTTGCCTGCCCTCCACGACGGATTACCGCAACCGCTGGCGGCAGATAAAGCGGAATGATCAGGCTCCCATTCATGTGGAACCTCCTCAGCCGGACCTCAATGAACCAATCCGAAAGCAACTGCGGCACAGACACAAGCTGATGCTGAAACGTCTGAGGGGACGCCGACTGCGAGAGAAGCGCCGCCTCCAGGAAACAGCCACCAAACGCGTCCACATACGCCCGGCCAACACGGCCGGTTTGGTGCGCAGCCAGCTCCAGGAGATGTGCCGTCTATGGCTGCCCAACGATCCGACCGAGACCCGGGACAGCGTGCGCCGGCAGTGCAGTCGGGAAGTCTTCGGCTACGTGTCTTCTGCCGGCTTTAGCTTCACAGAAGCTACAGTATGCGCCGTGGGCTATGTGACTCCTGGGGGCTTGCAACAGCTGCTGCAGGACCTGCCCCAAACCACCAACAGAAACCAGGGGCGGCAGCCACTCATGTGCCTTCTCCGGGATCCTGATAGCAGGGACTATCGGTGGGCCAGCTTCCAAGTGAACTTGGACGTGGCCACTCAAGCTCCTTGA
- the LOC138927046 gene encoding proton channel OtopLc-like isoform X1 translates to MGGGEVKVATVDVEGGDNMATLPVSRSHTAGSTDSAEKNNAANKEMELKNVMPQPLQRTSLFIVTSLVYAILLIVVCIAYVISDVTTHRLPVLYYETFFTYLYGVSILFLLYVFCFLLQESSCCNGGNGGSKPKPQPKEKKSKKAKNADPADSKDAKGSKDSGKAAKGAAYQEAPVDAEVAVTPKNVRKRKTTHSDPTHGSFFLRVGAIAFGLGAMIYIGLEFGSFFEIPFDSPCHHILIGVNPLLQMIFTFMQMYFIFMNARTRPPFQLNIHRFKVIARFGLMHVVATNICVWIRTLVKESLLEITIYHQKNDPEPGASSIAHSIRQHALRHAGTVLRTHAGPNSEFEVLDGEDILPKDVYKTDNVLSKLVRNTVDGISKSLGMGGDSVTSTTTSTTTTTRAPYTTPGYQWHSTTMARKLKKFITSATTAATNSISGGGSSTSTSSSTSTSTTTTTTTIPPPSSTSTYIPSSSTFTTAFPSSPSQSAGNLETSSSFSGLQRILSSAAAPVDGFGPASTASSGTGAGTGLDAFLASSLSPESSTQGPGASIMNNLFGQGPMENSFQTYTDFGHEESTGLVSFENLESLDNIYPAALSSNIGTLNSTACGRIDIMGTIVYDSAPYLYPFIIEYSLIGAVVLYVMWKHIGRYPGRMNDEDLEHRLEVMLSRRAVAMAQQARSGRVDCVGSSKGLFFGLLLLVGALICLILFFVLVRHQQFSLLAIYLADASHCILMAFAILAIIVGFIRVKNLKFRCEEQSNLNDILLRISAFGLFTYSVFSIIAGSLKVLESEPSLLVTTTGGVAVFQVILQLLFIADVSRRRVHLPEHDRSKPGRQIVTFLLICNVAMFAIYTFEAQKVFANPVSRYVQLEFYGFVPWSIIQRITLPLCIFHRFHSAVTLAEIWKTTYKARLE, encoded by the exons atGGGCGGCGGTGAAGTGAAGGTCGCTACCGTCGACGTCGAGGGCGGGGACAATATGGCCACCCTACCGGTGTCCCGTTCCCACACCGCCGGCAGCACCGATTCCGCCGAGAAGAATAATGCCGCCAACAAGGAAATGGAGCTGAAGAACGTCATGCCGCAGCCGCTCCAGAG GACATCGCTATTTATTGTGACCAGCCTGGTGTATGCGATCCTCCTGATCGTCGTCTGCATCGCTTACGTAATCAGTGACGTGACTACACACCGCCTGCCGGTGCTCTACTACGAGACATTCTTCACCTATCTGTACGGCGTCAGCATACTCTTCCTCCTCTATGTCTTCTGTTTCCTGCTGCAGG AAAGCTCTTGCTGCAACGGCGGCAACGGTGGCAGCAAACCGAAACCCCAGCCCAAGGAGAAAAAGTCGAAGAAAGCCAAGAATGCCGATCCGGCCGATTCGAAGGACGCGAAGGGCTCTAAGGACTCTGGCAAGGCCGCCAAGGGCGCCGCCTATCAG gAAGCACCCGTGGATGCCGAGGTGGCCGTCACCCCGAAGAATGTGCGAAAGAGGAAGACCACCCACAGCGATCCCACCCATGGCAGTTTCTTCCTGCGAGTAGGAGCCATAG CTTTCGGTCTTGGTGCCATGATCTACATTGGACTGGAGTTTGGCTCGTTCTTCGAGATCCCCTTCGATTCGCCGTGCCACCACATTCTGATCGGAGTCAATCCCCTCCTGCAGATGATCTTCACCTTCATGCAGATGTACTTTATATTCATGAACGCCCGG ACTAGGCCGCCATTTCAG CTGAACATCCACCGATTCAAGGTGATTGCCCGCTTCGGTCTGATGCACGTGGTGGCCACCAATATTTGCGTGTGGATCCGCACCCTGGTCAAGGAATCCCTGCTGGAGATCACCATTTACCACCAGAAGAACGACCCCGAGCCGGGAGCCTCCTCCATTGCTCATTCGATCAGGCAACATGCCCTGCGCCATGCCGGCACAGTGCTCCGGACCCATGCCGGACCCAACAGCGAGTTCGAAGTGCTGGACGGTGAGGACATCCTGCCCAAGGATGTCTACAAGACGGACAACGTGCTGTCCAAGCTGGTGCGCAACACAGTCGATGGTATCTCAAAGAGCCTGGGCATGGGCGGCGACTCCGTGACGAGCACCACCACCagtaccaccaccaccacccggGCACCGTACACCACGCCCGGCTACCAATGGCACAGCACTACTATGGCCCGCAAGCTGAAGAAGTTTATCACCAGCGCCACCACCGCGGCCACCAATAGCATCtccggcggcggcagcagcaccTCCACCAGCTCATCCACCAGTacatccaccaccaccaccaccacaacgaTTCCGCCTCCATCTAGCACCAGCACCTACATCCCATCATCATCGACCTTCACCACCGCATTCCCGTCATCGCCGTCGCAGTCGGCCGGAAATTTGGAGACCAGCAGCAGCTTCAGCGGCCTACAGCGAATCCTCTCCAGCGCCGCCGCGCCAGTCGACGGGTTCGGTCCGGCATCTACCGCCAGTTCGGGTACGGGTGCGGGTACGGGACTGGACGCCTTCCTTGCCAGCAGCCTCAGCCCGGAGAGCAGCACTCAGGGCCCGGGCGCCAGCATCATGAACAACCTCTTCGGCCAGGGACCCATGGAGAACAGCTTCCAGACGTACACGGACTTTGGCCATGAGGAGTCCACCGGCCTGGTCAGTTTCGAGAATCTGGAGAGCCTCGACAATATCTATCCGGCTGCCCTGTCCTCCAACATTGGTACACTCAACTCCACCGCCTGTGGACGCATCGATATTATGGGAACGATTGTCTACGATTCGGCCCCGTATCTGTATCCGTTCATCATCGAGTACTCTTTGATCGGGGCGGTGGTGTTGTATGTGATGTGGAAGCACATCGGCCGCTATCCGGGCCGGATGAACGACGAGGATCTGGAGCACCGGCTGGAGGTGATGCTCTCCCGGCGGGCGGTGGCTATGGCTCAGCAGGCGCGTTCCGGACGCGTCGACTGCGTTGGCTCGTCGAAGGGACTCTTCTttgggctgctgctgctggtcgGGGCCCTCATCTGCCTGATACTCTTCTTCGTCTTGGTGCGCCATCAGCAGTTCTCGCTGTTGGCCATCTACCTGGCCGATGCCAGTCACTGCATCCTGATGGCCTTCGCCATACTGGCCATAATAGTGGGCTTTATCAG AGTCAAGAACCTCAAGTTCCGCTGCGAGGAGCAGTCGAACCTCAACGACATCTTGCTGCGCATCTCGGCCTTTGGATTGTTCACCTACTCCGTGTTCAGCATCATTGCCGGCAGCCTGAAGGTACTGGAGAGCGAGCCCAGTCTATTGGTGACGACCACCGGCGGAGTTGCCGTCTTCCAGGTGATCCTCCAGCTGTTATTCATTGCGGACGTGTCCCGGCGACGTGTCCACCTGCCGGAGCACGACCGGAGCAAGCCCGGCCGCCAGATCGTCACCTTCCTACTCATCTGCAACGTGGCCATGTTCGCCATCTACACATTCGAAGCTCAAAAAGTATTCGCCAATCCTGTAAGTAGATAT GTTCAGCTGGAGTTCTACGGATTCGTGCCCTGGTCGATCATCCAGCGCATCACACTGCCCCTGTGCATCTTCCATCGCTTCCACAGCGCCGTGACACTCGCCGAGATCTGGAAGACCACCTACAAGGCACGCCTGGAGTAA
- the LOC138927046 gene encoding proton channel OtopLc-like isoform X2, with translation MGGGEVKVATVDVEGGDNMATLPVSRSHTAGSTDSAEKNNAANKEMELKNVMPQPLQRTSLFIVTSLVYAILLIVVCIAYVISDVTTHRLPVLYYETFFTYLYGVSILFLLYVFCFLLQESSCCNGGNGGSKPKPQPKEKKSKKAKNADPADSKDAKGSKDSGKAAKGAAYQEAPVDAEVAVTPKNVRKRKTTHSDPTHGSFFLRVGAIAFGLGAMIYIGLEFGSFFEIPFDSPCHHILIGVNPLLQMIFTFMQMYFIFMNARTRPPFQLNIHRFKVIARFGLMHVVATNICVWIRTLVKESLLEITIYHQKNDPEPGASSIAHSIRQHALRHAGTVLRTHAGPNSEFEVLDGEDILPKDVYKTDNVLSKLVRNTVDGISKSLGMGGDSVTSTTTSTTTTTRAPYTTPGYQWHSTTMARKLKKFITSATTAATNSISGGGSSTSTSSSTSTSTTTTTTTIPPPSSTSTYIPSSSTFTTAFPSSPSQSAGNLETSSSFSGLQRILSSAAAPVDGFGPASTASSGTGAGTGLDAFLASSLSPESSTQGPGASIMNNLFGQGPMENSFQTYTDFGHEESTGLVSFENLESLDNIYPAALSSNIGTLNSTACGRIDIMGTIVYDSAPYLYPFIIEYSLIGAVVLYVMWKHIGRYPGRMNDEDLEHRLEVMLSRRAVAMAQQARSGRVDCVGSSKGLFFGLLLLVGALICLILFFVLVRHQQFSLLAIYLADASHCILMAFAILAIIVGFIRVKNLKFRCEEQSNLNDILLRISAFGLFTYSVFSIIAGSLKVLESEPSLLVTTTGGVAVFQVILQLLFIADVSRRRVHLPEHDRSKPGRQIVTFLLICNVAMFAIYTFEAQKVFANPVQLEFYGFVPWSIIQRITLPLCIFHRFHSAVTLAEIWKTTYKARLE, from the exons atGGGCGGCGGTGAAGTGAAGGTCGCTACCGTCGACGTCGAGGGCGGGGACAATATGGCCACCCTACCGGTGTCCCGTTCCCACACCGCCGGCAGCACCGATTCCGCCGAGAAGAATAATGCCGCCAACAAGGAAATGGAGCTGAAGAACGTCATGCCGCAGCCGCTCCAGAG GACATCGCTATTTATTGTGACCAGCCTGGTGTATGCGATCCTCCTGATCGTCGTCTGCATCGCTTACGTAATCAGTGACGTGACTACACACCGCCTGCCGGTGCTCTACTACGAGACATTCTTCACCTATCTGTACGGCGTCAGCATACTCTTCCTCCTCTATGTCTTCTGTTTCCTGCTGCAGG AAAGCTCTTGCTGCAACGGCGGCAACGGTGGCAGCAAACCGAAACCCCAGCCCAAGGAGAAAAAGTCGAAGAAAGCCAAGAATGCCGATCCGGCCGATTCGAAGGACGCGAAGGGCTCTAAGGACTCTGGCAAGGCCGCCAAGGGCGCCGCCTATCAG gAAGCACCCGTGGATGCCGAGGTGGCCGTCACCCCGAAGAATGTGCGAAAGAGGAAGACCACCCACAGCGATCCCACCCATGGCAGTTTCTTCCTGCGAGTAGGAGCCATAG CTTTCGGTCTTGGTGCCATGATCTACATTGGACTGGAGTTTGGCTCGTTCTTCGAGATCCCCTTCGATTCGCCGTGCCACCACATTCTGATCGGAGTCAATCCCCTCCTGCAGATGATCTTCACCTTCATGCAGATGTACTTTATATTCATGAACGCCCGG ACTAGGCCGCCATTTCAG CTGAACATCCACCGATTCAAGGTGATTGCCCGCTTCGGTCTGATGCACGTGGTGGCCACCAATATTTGCGTGTGGATCCGCACCCTGGTCAAGGAATCCCTGCTGGAGATCACCATTTACCACCAGAAGAACGACCCCGAGCCGGGAGCCTCCTCCATTGCTCATTCGATCAGGCAACATGCCCTGCGCCATGCCGGCACAGTGCTCCGGACCCATGCCGGACCCAACAGCGAGTTCGAAGTGCTGGACGGTGAGGACATCCTGCCCAAGGATGTCTACAAGACGGACAACGTGCTGTCCAAGCTGGTGCGCAACACAGTCGATGGTATCTCAAAGAGCCTGGGCATGGGCGGCGACTCCGTGACGAGCACCACCACCagtaccaccaccaccacccggGCACCGTACACCACGCCCGGCTACCAATGGCACAGCACTACTATGGCCCGCAAGCTGAAGAAGTTTATCACCAGCGCCACCACCGCGGCCACCAATAGCATCtccggcggcggcagcagcaccTCCACCAGCTCATCCACCAGTacatccaccaccaccaccaccacaacgaTTCCGCCTCCATCTAGCACCAGCACCTACATCCCATCATCATCGACCTTCACCACCGCATTCCCGTCATCGCCGTCGCAGTCGGCCGGAAATTTGGAGACCAGCAGCAGCTTCAGCGGCCTACAGCGAATCCTCTCCAGCGCCGCCGCGCCAGTCGACGGGTTCGGTCCGGCATCTACCGCCAGTTCGGGTACGGGTGCGGGTACGGGACTGGACGCCTTCCTTGCCAGCAGCCTCAGCCCGGAGAGCAGCACTCAGGGCCCGGGCGCCAGCATCATGAACAACCTCTTCGGCCAGGGACCCATGGAGAACAGCTTCCAGACGTACACGGACTTTGGCCATGAGGAGTCCACCGGCCTGGTCAGTTTCGAGAATCTGGAGAGCCTCGACAATATCTATCCGGCTGCCCTGTCCTCCAACATTGGTACACTCAACTCCACCGCCTGTGGACGCATCGATATTATGGGAACGATTGTCTACGATTCGGCCCCGTATCTGTATCCGTTCATCATCGAGTACTCTTTGATCGGGGCGGTGGTGTTGTATGTGATGTGGAAGCACATCGGCCGCTATCCGGGCCGGATGAACGACGAGGATCTGGAGCACCGGCTGGAGGTGATGCTCTCCCGGCGGGCGGTGGCTATGGCTCAGCAGGCGCGTTCCGGACGCGTCGACTGCGTTGGCTCGTCGAAGGGACTCTTCTttgggctgctgctgctggtcgGGGCCCTCATCTGCCTGATACTCTTCTTCGTCTTGGTGCGCCATCAGCAGTTCTCGCTGTTGGCCATCTACCTGGCCGATGCCAGTCACTGCATCCTGATGGCCTTCGCCATACTGGCCATAATAGTGGGCTTTATCAG AGTCAAGAACCTCAAGTTCCGCTGCGAGGAGCAGTCGAACCTCAACGACATCTTGCTGCGCATCTCGGCCTTTGGATTGTTCACCTACTCCGTGTTCAGCATCATTGCCGGCAGCCTGAAGGTACTGGAGAGCGAGCCCAGTCTATTGGTGACGACCACCGGCGGAGTTGCCGTCTTCCAGGTGATCCTCCAGCTGTTATTCATTGCGGACGTGTCCCGGCGACGTGTCCACCTGCCGGAGCACGACCGGAGCAAGCCCGGCCGCCAGATCGTCACCTTCCTACTCATCTGCAACGTGGCCATGTTCGCCATCTACACATTCGAAGCTCAAAAAGTATTCGCCAATCCT GTTCAGCTGGAGTTCTACGGATTCGTGCCCTGGTCGATCATCCAGCGCATCACACTGCCCCTGTGCATCTTCCATCGCTTCCACAGCGCCGTGACACTCGCCGAGATCTGGAAGACCACCTACAAGGCACGCCTGGAGTAA
- the LOC138927046 gene encoding proton channel OtopLc-like isoform X3 gives MGGGEVKVATVDVEGGDNMATLPVSRSHTAGSTDSAEKNNAANKEMELKNVMPQPLQRTSLFIVTSLVYAILLIVVCIAYVISDVTTHRLPVLYYETFFTYLYGVSILFLLYVFCFLLQESSCCNGGNGGSKPKPQPKEKKSKKAKNADPADSKDAKGSKDSGKAAKGAAYQEAPVDAEVAVTPKNVRKRKTTHSDPTHGSFFLRVGAIAFGLGAMIYIGLEFGSFFEIPFDSPCHHILIGVNPLLQMIFTFMQMYFIFMNARLNIHRFKVIARFGLMHVVATNICVWIRTLVKESLLEITIYHQKNDPEPGASSIAHSIRQHALRHAGTVLRTHAGPNSEFEVLDGEDILPKDVYKTDNVLSKLVRNTVDGISKSLGMGGDSVTSTTTSTTTTTRAPYTTPGYQWHSTTMARKLKKFITSATTAATNSISGGGSSTSTSSSTSTSTTTTTTTIPPPSSTSTYIPSSSTFTTAFPSSPSQSAGNLETSSSFSGLQRILSSAAAPVDGFGPASTASSGTGAGTGLDAFLASSLSPESSTQGPGASIMNNLFGQGPMENSFQTYTDFGHEESTGLVSFENLESLDNIYPAALSSNIGTLNSTACGRIDIMGTIVYDSAPYLYPFIIEYSLIGAVVLYVMWKHIGRYPGRMNDEDLEHRLEVMLSRRAVAMAQQARSGRVDCVGSSKGLFFGLLLLVGALICLILFFVLVRHQQFSLLAIYLADASHCILMAFAILAIIVGFIRVKNLKFRCEEQSNLNDILLRISAFGLFTYSVFSIIAGSLKVLESEPSLLVTTTGGVAVFQVILQLLFIADVSRRRVHLPEHDRSKPGRQIVTFLLICNVAMFAIYTFEAQKVFANPVQLEFYGFVPWSIIQRITLPLCIFHRFHSAVTLAEIWKTTYKARLE, from the exons atGGGCGGCGGTGAAGTGAAGGTCGCTACCGTCGACGTCGAGGGCGGGGACAATATGGCCACCCTACCGGTGTCCCGTTCCCACACCGCCGGCAGCACCGATTCCGCCGAGAAGAATAATGCCGCCAACAAGGAAATGGAGCTGAAGAACGTCATGCCGCAGCCGCTCCAGAG GACATCGCTATTTATTGTGACCAGCCTGGTGTATGCGATCCTCCTGATCGTCGTCTGCATCGCTTACGTAATCAGTGACGTGACTACACACCGCCTGCCGGTGCTCTACTACGAGACATTCTTCACCTATCTGTACGGCGTCAGCATACTCTTCCTCCTCTATGTCTTCTGTTTCCTGCTGCAGG AAAGCTCTTGCTGCAACGGCGGCAACGGTGGCAGCAAACCGAAACCCCAGCCCAAGGAGAAAAAGTCGAAGAAAGCCAAGAATGCCGATCCGGCCGATTCGAAGGACGCGAAGGGCTCTAAGGACTCTGGCAAGGCCGCCAAGGGCGCCGCCTATCAG gAAGCACCCGTGGATGCCGAGGTGGCCGTCACCCCGAAGAATGTGCGAAAGAGGAAGACCACCCACAGCGATCCCACCCATGGCAGTTTCTTCCTGCGAGTAGGAGCCATAG CTTTCGGTCTTGGTGCCATGATCTACATTGGACTGGAGTTTGGCTCGTTCTTCGAGATCCCCTTCGATTCGCCGTGCCACCACATTCTGATCGGAGTCAATCCCCTCCTGCAGATGATCTTCACCTTCATGCAGATGTACTTTATATTCATGAACGCCCGG CTGAACATCCACCGATTCAAGGTGATTGCCCGCTTCGGTCTGATGCACGTGGTGGCCACCAATATTTGCGTGTGGATCCGCACCCTGGTCAAGGAATCCCTGCTGGAGATCACCATTTACCACCAGAAGAACGACCCCGAGCCGGGAGCCTCCTCCATTGCTCATTCGATCAGGCAACATGCCCTGCGCCATGCCGGCACAGTGCTCCGGACCCATGCCGGACCCAACAGCGAGTTCGAAGTGCTGGACGGTGAGGACATCCTGCCCAAGGATGTCTACAAGACGGACAACGTGCTGTCCAAGCTGGTGCGCAACACAGTCGATGGTATCTCAAAGAGCCTGGGCATGGGCGGCGACTCCGTGACGAGCACCACCACCagtaccaccaccaccacccggGCACCGTACACCACGCCCGGCTACCAATGGCACAGCACTACTATGGCCCGCAAGCTGAAGAAGTTTATCACCAGCGCCACCACCGCGGCCACCAATAGCATCtccggcggcggcagcagcaccTCCACCAGCTCATCCACCAGTacatccaccaccaccaccaccacaacgaTTCCGCCTCCATCTAGCACCAGCACCTACATCCCATCATCATCGACCTTCACCACCGCATTCCCGTCATCGCCGTCGCAGTCGGCCGGAAATTTGGAGACCAGCAGCAGCTTCAGCGGCCTACAGCGAATCCTCTCCAGCGCCGCCGCGCCAGTCGACGGGTTCGGTCCGGCATCTACCGCCAGTTCGGGTACGGGTGCGGGTACGGGACTGGACGCCTTCCTTGCCAGCAGCCTCAGCCCGGAGAGCAGCACTCAGGGCCCGGGCGCCAGCATCATGAACAACCTCTTCGGCCAGGGACCCATGGAGAACAGCTTCCAGACGTACACGGACTTTGGCCATGAGGAGTCCACCGGCCTGGTCAGTTTCGAGAATCTGGAGAGCCTCGACAATATCTATCCGGCTGCCCTGTCCTCCAACATTGGTACACTCAACTCCACCGCCTGTGGACGCATCGATATTATGGGAACGATTGTCTACGATTCGGCCCCGTATCTGTATCCGTTCATCATCGAGTACTCTTTGATCGGGGCGGTGGTGTTGTATGTGATGTGGAAGCACATCGGCCGCTATCCGGGCCGGATGAACGACGAGGATCTGGAGCACCGGCTGGAGGTGATGCTCTCCCGGCGGGCGGTGGCTATGGCTCAGCAGGCGCGTTCCGGACGCGTCGACTGCGTTGGCTCGTCGAAGGGACTCTTCTttgggctgctgctgctggtcgGGGCCCTCATCTGCCTGATACTCTTCTTCGTCTTGGTGCGCCATCAGCAGTTCTCGCTGTTGGCCATCTACCTGGCCGATGCCAGTCACTGCATCCTGATGGCCTTCGCCATACTGGCCATAATAGTGGGCTTTATCAG AGTCAAGAACCTCAAGTTCCGCTGCGAGGAGCAGTCGAACCTCAACGACATCTTGCTGCGCATCTCGGCCTTTGGATTGTTCACCTACTCCGTGTTCAGCATCATTGCCGGCAGCCTGAAGGTACTGGAGAGCGAGCCCAGTCTATTGGTGACGACCACCGGCGGAGTTGCCGTCTTCCAGGTGATCCTCCAGCTGTTATTCATTGCGGACGTGTCCCGGCGACGTGTCCACCTGCCGGAGCACGACCGGAGCAAGCCCGGCCGCCAGATCGTCACCTTCCTACTCATCTGCAACGTGGCCATGTTCGCCATCTACACATTCGAAGCTCAAAAAGTATTCGCCAATCCT GTTCAGCTGGAGTTCTACGGATTCGTGCCCTGGTCGATCATCCAGCGCATCACACTGCCCCTGTGCATCTTCCATCGCTTCCACAGCGCCGTGACACTCGCCGAGATCTGGAAGACCACCTACAAGGCACGCCTGGAGTAA